One part of the Sander vitreus isolate 19-12246 chromosome 10, sanVit1, whole genome shotgun sequence genome encodes these proteins:
- the LOC144524982 gene encoding C-X-C motif chemokine 10-like: MSSFMKVFLLLAVMVCMSKAYSPHQSDQCLCQRVRNRIGSKSNIKDIQIYPATIFCGKVEIVVTINSGFRYCLNPKLKAVQKIIASIMKPKTSTTARPTETTSTPDSTKTGRI; encoded by the exons ATGTCCAGCTTCATGAAGGTCTTTCTGCTCCTGGCTGTCATGGTCTGCATGTCTAAAGCCTACA GTCCTCATCAATCAGATCAGTGTCTGTGTCAACGTGTCAGAAATAGAATTGGCTCAAAGTCTAACATAAAGGACATCCAGATCTACCCAGCAACCATCTTCTGTGGCAAAGTGGAGATTGT TGTCACCATCAACAGCGGCTTTCGCTACTGCCTGAACCCCAAGCTGAAGGCAGTGCAAAAAATCATAGCTTCCATCAT GAAACCAAAAACCTCCACTACAGCCAGACCAACTGAGACCACTTCCACCCCAGACAGCACCAAAACAGGTCGCATCTGA